One window of the Trifolium pratense cultivar HEN17-A07 linkage group LG2, ARS_RC_1.1, whole genome shotgun sequence genome contains the following:
- the LOC123908403 gene encoding probable calcium-binding protein CML46 encodes MVFAEETSQSNKNSTSSPLFGFIDLFLYLTFFNKIYIFFSSFFSFLLCHFQYGSSESEVREEKKVTESNESNAGIIERDEVKMVMEKMGFVCNSESEELNEKYGSKELCEVFEENEPSLDEVKQAFDVFDENKDGFIDAMELQRVLVILGLKEGSKFENCQKMIKHFDENHDGRIDFFEFVNIMRNHFC; translated from the coding sequence ATGGTTTTTGCAGAGGAGACATCACAGAGTAACAAGAACTCAACTTCTTCTCCCTTGTTTGGTTTCATAGACCTTTTCCTATACTTAacatttttcaacaaaatctacATCTTCTTCTCAAGTTTTTTCTCTTTCCTTCTTTGCCACTTTCAATATGGTAGCTCAGAGTCAGAGGTAAGAGAGGAGAAGAAGGTTACAGAATCTAATGAGTCAAATGCTGGCATCATTGAAAGAGATGAAGTTAAAATGGTGATGGAAAAAATGGGATTTGTTTGCAACTCAGAAAGTGAGGAACTTAATGAAAAGTATGGTTCTAAGGAGCTTTGTGAAGTGTTTGAGGAGAATGAGCCAAGTTTGGATGAAGTGAAGCAAGCTTTTGATGTTTTTGATGAGAACAAAGATGGTTTTATTGATGCAATGGAGTTACAAAGAGTTCTTGTTATTTTAGGATTGAAAGAAGGATCAAAATTTGAGAACTGTCAAAAGATGATCAagcattttgatgaaaatcatGATGGAAGAAttgatttctttgagtttgTAAATATTATGAGAAATCACTTCTGTTAG